The Ammoniphilus oxalaticus genome contains a region encoding:
- a CDS encoding MDR family MFS transporter, producing MEQNSERTVKGGAFGSKENLLVVIVMILGVFVAILNETLLNVALPKIMGDLEILPSTAQWLSTGYLLVIGVLIPVTAFLIERFTTRMLFLSAMGLFAIGTGVAAIAPNFMALLIGRVLQASGTGLLLPLLMNVVFVMVPLHKRGSAMGTIGIVITFAPAIGPTVSGIVVEHFSWRTLFYGVLPIALFVLLFAYFKLKNVTEVSRPTIDFRSLILSTIGFGGIVYGFSSAGAEDVTWSSVGVWLPIVIGIASLVFFTRRQLKMEKPMLNLRVFQNSIFSLSTLILMIVMMAMFSSMILLPIYLQQGLGYSSSSVGFVMLPGGILMGIMSPITGRLFDRFGAKWLAIIGLGLMGMSLLRFAFITAATPYFQIVLFNTFMMLGISMLMMPVMTNALNQLPSRLYPHGTAVINTLQQVSGAIGTALLVSVMSTSEARYLANESAGATPDPQLLIQAMTVGMKTAFLLAFTLVLVAWLGSFKINRTTVSTTEEPSGQPNEGVV from the coding sequence ATGGAACAGAACAGTGAACGGACCGTTAAAGGGGGCGCCTTTGGCAGCAAAGAAAATCTGTTAGTCGTGATTGTTATGATTTTAGGTGTGTTTGTTGCTATTTTAAATGAAACGCTGTTGAATGTAGCGTTACCTAAAATTATGGGTGATCTCGAGATTCTGCCAAGTACGGCGCAATGGCTTAGCACGGGGTATCTGCTTGTTATTGGCGTGTTAATCCCTGTTACCGCGTTTTTAATCGAGCGGTTTACGACGCGAATGCTCTTCCTGTCAGCGATGGGATTGTTTGCGATTGGAACAGGTGTCGCCGCGATTGCGCCGAATTTTATGGCGCTATTAATCGGAAGAGTGTTGCAGGCTTCGGGTACTGGATTGCTGCTCCCGTTGTTGATGAACGTCGTGTTTGTGATGGTCCCGCTTCATAAACGGGGTTCGGCTATGGGGACGATTGGGATTGTCATTACTTTCGCGCCCGCGATTGGTCCGACCGTTTCAGGCATCGTCGTTGAACACTTTAGCTGGCGGACACTTTTTTATGGGGTTTTACCGATTGCTTTATTTGTGCTTTTGTTTGCCTATTTTAAACTAAAAAACGTGACAGAAGTGAGCCGACCAACAATTGATTTTCGTTCATTAATCCTCTCCACGATCGGTTTTGGCGGGATTGTATACGGTTTTAGCAGCGCGGGCGCGGAGGATGTCACTTGGTCCAGTGTCGGTGTTTGGTTGCCAATTGTGATCGGGATTGCGTCGCTTGTCTTTTTTACGCGGCGTCAATTAAAGATGGAAAAACCAATGTTAAATTTACGCGTTTTTCAAAATTCAATATTTAGTTTATCGACGTTAATTTTGATGATTGTGATGATGGCGATGTTCTCCTCGATGATTTTACTGCCTATTTATCTTCAGCAAGGGTTAGGATACAGTTCATCCAGTGTTGGGTTTGTGATGTTGCCTGGCGGGATCTTAATGGGGATTATGTCGCCGATTACAGGGCGCCTGTTTGATCGATTTGGGGCAAAATGGCTTGCGATCATTGGTTTAGGACTGATGGGGATGAGCTTGTTGAGATTTGCTTTTATTACCGCGGCAACCCCTTATTTCCAAATTGTGCTATTTAATACTTTTATGATGCTAGGTATTTCAATGTTAATGATGCCCGTGATGACCAATGCGCTTAACCAACTGCCGAGTCGGCTCTATCCGCATGGGACAGCGGTGATTAACACATTGCAGCAGGTCTCTGGCGCGATCGGGACGGCTTTGCTCGTGTCGGTCATGTCGACTAGCGAGGCCCGATATTTGGCTAACGAATCCGCTGGCGCAACGCCAGACCCGCAACTCTTGATCCAAGCGATGACAGTTGGGATGAAAACGGCATTTCTGTTGGCATTCACACTCGTGCTTGTCGCTTGGCTCGGGTCATTTAAGATAAATCGAACAACGGTATCCACGACTGAAGAACCGTCTGGACAACCGAATGAAGGTGTTGTTTAA
- a CDS encoding ATP-grasp domain-containing protein, which translates to MSELSIGIIGSETERHSLYLFEELERQGARPFIIDNMPNRPFPLTLLEEKSHFEGRDLTETNVYFLRALFLPTPAFDATEVAEEGYAAYAAERERYATWLSWLMSAPFHNRLIVNPVDTLMIHFAKPYHLERLRAAGIPVPKTLVTGNPAQLLDFSREREVVYKPVAGGALCRLLTAEDQHPERLEALATAPVQFQECIRGKDLRVFVVGGKVIASFIVEGEGIDYREGTHTVQPFEITPEIAEISIRACESLGLIFSGIDFKLRPDGSVVCIECNPSPMFEGFDQVAPTSIVSQLASYLIEQASQMKKGDPALL; encoded by the coding sequence ATGAGTGAACTTTCAATTGGAATTATTGGTTCAGAAACGGAGCGGCATAGTCTCTATTTGTTTGAAGAACTGGAGCGACAGGGCGCCCGACCGTTTATTATTGACAACATGCCCAATCGCCCCTTTCCTTTAACGCTATTAGAAGAAAAGAGTCATTTTGAAGGAAGAGACTTAACGGAGACGAACGTGTATTTTTTACGCGCGTTGTTTTTGCCTACCCCGGCATTCGATGCGACAGAAGTAGCGGAGGAAGGTTACGCAGCCTATGCGGCTGAACGTGAACGTTATGCAACGTGGCTTTCTTGGCTGATGTCAGCGCCATTCCACAATCGATTAATCGTCAATCCTGTGGACACGTTGATGATTCATTTCGCTAAACCATACCATTTAGAACGGTTGCGGGCGGCGGGCATTCCGGTGCCGAAAACATTGGTGACGGGAAATCCAGCGCAATTGCTCGATTTTAGTCGTGAACGGGAAGTCGTTTACAAGCCGGTCGCAGGTGGGGCGTTGTGTCGTTTGTTAACAGCAGAGGATCAGCATCCTGAGCGGTTGGAAGCGTTGGCGACGGCGCCTGTTCAATTCCAAGAGTGTATTCGCGGGAAAGATTTACGCGTGTTTGTCGTTGGTGGGAAAGTGATCGCTTCGTTTATCGTTGAAGGGGAAGGGATTGATTACCGCGAGGGAACACACACTGTACAACCGTTTGAAATTACACCCGAAATTGCGGAAATAAGCATCAGAGCGTGTGAATCGCTCGGTCTTATTTTTAGCGGGATTGATTTTAAATTACGGCCTGACGGTTCTGTCGTATGTATTGAGTGCAATCCGAGTCCGATGTTTGAAGGATTCGATCAGGTAGCCCCGACTTCGATTGTGTCACAATTGGCGTCCTACTTAATCGAGCAAGCTTCCCAAATGAAAAAAGGGGATCCTGCGCTATTATAA
- a CDS encoding DUF3231 family protein: MRLADKPMTAPELSNLWATFQSNSMANCILRYFSAKAEDEEIKSTIDFALRIAQQQTDRIKNLFAAEEIAIPIGFTDSDVDVNAPRLLSDMFMLEYIKHMASVGMMTYSSALYISSRADVREIFDDCLISSIQLERRSSQVLLEKGIFVQPPYLSPPQKVDFVKNQTFLNGWLGERRPITGIEITSLFINMITNSIGKALITSFAQVAEMKDVRKYLIRGKHIATKHLSVFGSILTEENTDVAPTWDSHVTDSTAPPFSDKLMLFHTIGLIAFGIANYGTALSSCARRDISSHYERLMQEILLYAEDGMNLMIKRGWMEEPPLTVDRGELIKK, translated from the coding sequence TTGAGATTAGCAGACAAACCAATGACGGCTCCCGAACTTTCCAACTTGTGGGCAACTTTTCAATCGAATAGCATGGCGAACTGTATCTTACGCTACTTTTCGGCTAAAGCGGAAGATGAGGAAATTAAATCGACAATCGACTTTGCCCTACGTATTGCCCAACAACAAACGGATCGCATTAAAAATCTCTTCGCCGCCGAAGAGATTGCAATTCCGATCGGATTCACGGACAGTGATGTTGATGTTAATGCGCCGCGCTTGCTGAGCGATATGTTCATGCTCGAATACATCAAACATATGGCTAGTGTTGGCATGATGACCTACAGCTCGGCTCTCTACATTTCCTCGCGCGCTGATGTCAGAGAGATTTTTGATGACTGTTTGATCTCCTCCATTCAATTGGAGCGACGCTCTTCTCAAGTTTTACTTGAAAAAGGGATTTTTGTGCAACCTCCCTACTTGAGTCCGCCCCAAAAGGTCGATTTCGTAAAAAATCAAACCTTCTTAAACGGGTGGTTAGGCGAGCGACGCCCCATTACCGGGATTGAAATTACGAGTCTGTTTATAAACATGATAACCAACTCGATCGGTAAAGCTTTGATCACCTCGTTTGCGCAAGTCGCGGAAATGAAGGATGTTCGCAAATATTTAATACGCGGGAAACACATCGCAACAAAACATTTATCCGTATTTGGGTCCATCCTTACAGAAGAGAATACGGATGTGGCTCCGACATGGGACAGTCATGTCACCGATTCGACCGCCCCTCCTTTCTCCGATAAATTGATGTTATTTCATACGATCGGCTTGATCGCCTTCGGAATTGCTAATTATGGGACCGCCTTATCAAGCTGCGCCCGACGTGACATTAGCAGTCACTACGAGCGACTCATGCAAGAGATATTACTGTATGCAGAGGATGGTATGAATTTAATGATCAAGCGCGGTTGGATGGAAGAACCACCTTTAACCGTAGATCGCGGTGAACTTATAAAAAAATGA
- a CDS encoding YdcF family protein — protein sequence MSASIAALFVMLFVVTLLISTEFNANEGESEAIDYAIILGAGLRGTIPSETLRTRLDTGLEFARRHPNVPIILSGGKGSGELITEAEAMANYLTERGLNKERLILETQSTTTRENIVFSKQLMNKSARDPLHVLIVTSDYHLFRAKKLAAEPGYQIYGQASESRIGLRINYTIRECFAVIQTFVLSKLK from the coding sequence TTGTCGGCGTCAATTGCTGCTTTATTTGTTATGTTGTTCGTTGTTACGCTGTTGATTTCCACCGAATTTAACGCGAATGAGGGCGAATCCGAAGCGATTGATTATGCGATTATTTTAGGAGCGGGCTTGCGCGGCACAATCCCATCGGAAACACTGCGAACACGGTTGGATACGGGTTTGGAATTTGCGAGACGACACCCGAACGTCCCAATTATCCTTTCAGGTGGAAAAGGTTCGGGCGAGCTCATCACGGAAGCGGAAGCGATGGCAAACTATCTAACCGAGCGAGGCCTTAACAAAGAACGGCTCATACTCGAGACGCAATCGACAACGACAAGAGAAAATATTGTCTTTTCCAAACAGCTGATGAACAAAAGCGCGCGGGATCCGCTCCATGTGTTGATCGTTACGAGTGATTACCACCTTTTTCGGGCAAAGAAATTGGCGGCGGAACCAGGGTATCAGATTTATGGACAGGCGAGCGAATCGCGGATCGGACTCAGAATCAATTACACGATTCGTGAATGCTTCGCAGTCATTCAGACGTTCGTTCTTTCAAAGCTAAAGTAA
- a CDS encoding alkaline phosphatase family protein, which translates to MPRKIGVFLLLLCFLAGCGLERPPLKIQSSPPTESGKKVIMMIVDSLLAEPLRTLMDQNKLPAFSFLKENGVYIDKMISSFPTMSVNIDSTLLTGAYADKHHIPGLRWYDVHAQRMVSYGDGPKSVMKLGAKQVLTDSLYRLNNEHLSQKEQTIHEELSKKGYSTASVNALVYRGDTKQTLHVPTPFEDIQTMAPAYFVLGSFHHYLTMNPKDQFLKYYGINDQMSVEHIIQLLDHNQLPHFTLAYLPDLDHETHKAGRNPTDAVIEADRKLQQILNRYPSWQEAIKQHVFIVMGDSGVSKVKEDKTEALIDLEQLLSPLKNVALGEKPTAADSLAIATNERMAYLYLLENQLDETVLLEKLAMEPRIDTVSWKDGEWIEVVQADSQKRMRFRPGNTFTDPFQQRWEIDGDREVLDLRVDTDRHDQRLAYGRYPDGLMHLYSASQSHPGRYMIVTAKPGYELIDADSPYHVGGGAHGSFHEQDVLFPLFIAGTDKKLRTWRIVDLKSFILDVVEGK; encoded by the coding sequence ATGCCCCGAAAGATAGGCGTGTTCCTGCTATTGCTGTGTTTCCTTGCTGGTTGCGGCTTGGAACGTCCTCCGCTTAAAATCCAATCGTCCCCACCGACTGAATCTGGTAAAAAAGTTATTATGATGATTGTTGACTCGTTGTTGGCTGAACCGTTACGAACACTAATGGATCAAAACAAATTGCCTGCTTTTTCCTTTTTGAAGGAGAATGGGGTTTACATCGATAAAATGATTAGCTCATTTCCAACCATGTCTGTAAATATTGACAGTACATTATTGACAGGCGCTTATGCCGATAAACATCATATCCCTGGTTTGCGGTGGTATGATGTTCACGCTCAGCGTATGGTTAGTTATGGTGATGGTCCAAAGTCGGTCATGAAATTGGGCGCCAAGCAAGTACTTACGGATAGTTTGTATCGTCTAAATAATGAACACTTGAGTCAGAAGGAGCAGACGATCCATGAGGAACTATCGAAAAAAGGGTATTCGACGGCCTCGGTCAATGCGCTTGTGTATCGGGGTGACACGAAACAAACGTTGCATGTTCCAACTCCCTTTGAAGATATTCAGACGATGGCTCCCGCTTACTTCGTGTTAGGCAGTTTTCATCATTACTTAACGATGAATCCGAAGGATCAGTTTTTAAAATACTATGGTATTAACGACCAAATGTCTGTGGAGCATATCATCCAACTGCTCGACCATAACCAGTTGCCCCACTTTACACTAGCCTATTTGCCCGATCTCGATCATGAAACGCATAAAGCCGGACGGAATCCGACAGATGCGGTCATAGAGGCGGACCGAAAGCTACAGCAGATTTTGAATCGTTATCCTTCTTGGCAAGAAGCGATTAAGCAGCACGTGTTTATCGTGATGGGGGACAGTGGAGTGAGTAAGGTAAAGGAGGATAAAACAGAGGCCCTAATTGATTTGGAGCAGCTGCTATCCCCGTTGAAAAACGTTGCGTTAGGCGAAAAGCCGACTGCAGCCGATTCATTGGCGATCGCTACGAATGAGAGAATGGCTTATCTTTATTTATTAGAGAATCAACTGGATGAAACGGTGTTGCTTGAAAAGTTAGCAATGGAGCCGCGGATTGATACGGTGAGTTGGAAAGATGGGGAATGGATTGAAGTGGTCCAAGCGGATAGTCAAAAAAGGATGAGGTTTCGACCAGGCAACACGTTTACGGATCCTTTCCAGCAGCGTTGGGAGATTGATGGCGACCGAGAAGTTCTTGATTTGCGCGTCGATACAGATCGTCATGACCAGCGTTTGGCGTATGGACGTTATCCCGATGGGTTGATGCACCTATATTCCGCGAGCCAATCCCATCCAGGGCGTTACATGATTGTGACGGCAAAGCCGGGTTATGAGTTGATTGACGCGGATTCGCCGTATCATGTTGGCGGAGGGGCTCACGGTTCATTTCATGAACAAGACGTTTTATTTCCGCTATTTATTGCCGGAACGGATAAAAAGCTTCGAACGTGGCGGATCGTTGATCTTAAATCTTTTATTCTTGATGTGGTTGAAGGAAAATAA